A segment of the candidate division TA06 bacterium genome:
GAGTCGAAAGAGGTTCCCTTCTTCAAAAGGTAACCGGGAGGTCAGTTTTGAAGGCAGCCTTCGTGGAAAAAATCTCTGATTTCGATGGCCAGGAAGTCGAGCTAAAAGGGTGGCTCTACAACAAACGGTCAAGCGGTAAGCTCGTTTTCCTGTTATTAAGAGACGGGACCGGCACAATCCAATGTGTCGTTTCAAAGGCCGATGTGGACAGAGAGTTCTTTGAAAGATGCGAAAAACTTCCTCAGGAGAGTTCTCTCATTCTGAGGGGATCGGTAAGAAAAGATGCCAGGGCGCCAGAGGGATACGAGTTGGTCGTCAAAAGTGGCGAGATAGTACAGCAGGCTGAAGAGTACCCTATAGGCCCGAAGGAACACGGCGTCGCGTTCCTTCTGGAACACAGGCATCTATGGATAAGGTCCAGGAAACAGCATGCGATCTTGAGGATAAGGGCTGAAGTGATGAGGGCGTGCAGGGACTTCTTTGATGAACGGGGGTTTGTTCTCGCAGACACACCCATCTTCACTCCTGCGCCATGTGAGTCGACATCGACGCTTTTTGAGACCAGGTATTTCGACCAGATGGCCTATCTCACCCAGAGTGGCCAGCTTTACAATGAAGCGACCTGCATGACATTTGGGAAGTCTTACTGCCTTGGCCCGTCATTCAGGGCAGAAAAGTCGAAGACGAGAAGGCATCTTACAGAATTCTGGCAGGTTGAGCCGGAGGTGGCCTATGCAGACCTCGGTGACATATTGAATCTGGCTGAGCAGCTTGTTACCTACATAGTAGAAAGAGTGCTGGAAAAGAGAAGGAAGGAATTGGATGTACTCGAACGTGAGACTGCACCGCTGGAGAGGGTTAGCACTCCATTTCCAAGGATTGAATATAAAGATGCTGTGGCTGCACTGAGAGAAAGCGGGCTGGACATATCTGAGGGGAGTGATTTTGGCGCTCCACACGAGACAGAGCTTTCTATGAATCAAGAGAAGCCGTTCTTCGTCATCAAGTATCCGGCCAGGTGTAAGCCATTCTATATGAAGAGAGACCCGGATGATGAAGCGCTTGCTCTGTGTATGGATTGTCTTGCGCCCGAAGGCTATGGTGAAATAGTAGGAGGTGGACAGAGGGAGGATGACCTGAACATTCTCCTCAGCAGGTTAGATGAGAACAACCTGCAGAGAAAGGATTTTGAATGGTATCTGGACCTACGGAGATACGGTTCAGTCCCCCATGCTGGATTTGGGATGGGCATAGAAAGGATCGTCGCTTGGATCTGCAAGATTCAGCACCTGAGAGAGACGATTCCGTTTCCAAGAATGCTTGATCGTGTATATCCCTGACGGAGGCTCTCAGAAATGATAGAAGATTTGAAGTCGTCGTTCCCAAAGGTTAAATTTGGTCGGCAGTGTATTGTCTATGAAGGAGTGAAGATAGGAAAAGGAACGACTGTTCACCACCTTGTCGTCCTCGGGATGCCTCCCAGGGGAAAGTCTGAGGGGGAACTCGCGACGCGCATAGGGGGTTCGTCTATCATCAGGCCTTTCACCACCATCTATGCAGGGTGTGAGATTGGAGATTTTCTGCAAACCGGCCAGGGGGCGTCCATCAGGGAAGACAACATCATCTCTGACAGGGTCTCAGTGGGAACAAATTCCGTTCTTGAATTCGGGAACCGAATAGGCAAAAATGTGAGGATTCATAGCAACTGCTTTCTGGAAATGGTCACTGTGGAGGACAATGTGTTTATTGGCCCGGGGGTGGTGTTTACTGATGACCCTCATCCCATGGGCTGCCCTCGTTACACAGAGTGCCGTGGCGGGGTCAAAGTGAAGAAGCTTGCTCGTATTGGAGCCGGCTGTGTCATCCTCCCGGGCGTTACCATTGGCAGAAACTCTCTGATAGGAGCTGGGAGTCTGGTTGTCAAGGATGTGCCTGACGATGTTGTGGCGGCAGGGCATCCTGCGAACGTCATCAAGAAAATCGATGAGCTTGTATGTCCGCCGGGTTTCTTTGAGAGACCCTATGTGTGGCCTCCATATGAAAAGCAAGCTTGAGATTTCTCTTTGTTAAGTGGAGGGATTAGGAAAATGCAGGTGCCATTTCTGAATCTGAAGGCCGAATATGAGAGCCTGAGACAGGATATTGACAAAGAAATCCACGACGTCCTCGATAGTGGGTATTTCGTGCTCGGAGAGAAAGTGAAAGAGTTCGAAAAGGAATTTGCGGAGTATCTCGGGGCCGCACGAGTGGTGACCGTCAATTCAGGCACAAGTGCTCTCTATCTTGCTGTCCGCGCCCTGAACATAGGTCACGGTGACGAAGTGATAACCACTGCCAACACATTTGTGGCCACGTGCGAGGCGATAGCTATGACGGGGGCGACTCCCAGGCTGGTAGATGCGCTTCCCGAAACGTACAACATGGATCCAAAGAGGCTCAAGTCAGCGATTAATAGCAAGACAAAAGCATTGATGCCTGTTCACCTTTATGGACTTCCTGCTGATATGGAAGAGATTATGGGGATTGCGAGCGAGTTTGGTATTCCTGTGATTGAGGATGCGGCACAGGCTCATGGGGCTGAGTGCGTTGTTTATGGGAAGACGATGAAGGTGGGAACCATTGGAGATCTGGGATGCTTTAGCTTTTATCC
Coding sequences within it:
- a CDS encoding N-acetyltransferase, with amino-acid sequence MIEDLKSSFPKVKFGRQCIVYEGVKIGKGTTVHHLVVLGMPPRGKSEGELATRIGGSSIIRPFTTIYAGCEIGDFLQTGQGASIREDNIISDRVSVGTNSVLEFGNRIGKNVRIHSNCFLEMVTVEDNVFIGPGVVFTDDPHPMGCPRYTECRGGVKVKKLARIGAGCVILPGVTIGRNSLIGAGSLVVKDVPDDVVAAGHPANVIKKIDELVCPPGFFERPYVWPPYEKQA
- the asnS gene encoding asparagine--tRNA ligase, with the translated sequence MKAAFVEKISDFDGQEVELKGWLYNKRSSGKLVFLLLRDGTGTIQCVVSKADVDREFFERCEKLPQESSLILRGSVRKDARAPEGYELVVKSGEIVQQAEEYPIGPKEHGVAFLLEHRHLWIRSRKQHAILRIRAEVMRACRDFFDERGFVLADTPIFTPAPCESTSTLFETRYFDQMAYLTQSGQLYNEATCMTFGKSYCLGPSFRAEKSKTRRHLTEFWQVEPEVAYADLGDILNLAEQLVTYIVERVLEKRRKELDVLERETAPLERVSTPFPRIEYKDAVAALRESGLDISEGSDFGAPHETELSMNQEKPFFVIKYPARCKPFYMKRDPDDEALALCMDCLAPEGYGEIVGGGQREDDLNILLSRLDENNLQRKDFEWYLDLRRYGSVPHAGFGMGIERIVAWICKIQHLRETIPFPRMLDRVYP
- a CDS encoding DegT/DnrJ/EryC1/StrS family aminotransferase, whose product is MQVPFLNLKAEYESLRQDIDKEIHDVLDSGYFVLGEKVKEFEKEFAEYLGAARVVTVNSGTSALYLAVRALNIGHGDEVITTANTFVATCEAIAMTGATPRLVDALPETYNMDPKRLKSAINSKTKALMPVHLYGLPADMEEIMGIASEFGIPVIEDAAQAHGAECVVYGKTMKVGTIGDLGCFSFYPSKNLGCYGEGGAVVTNSDELAAKVEMLRDHGQEKKHLHTEIGGNFRMSAFQGAVLNVKLKRLDEFNRRRIELAEVYSKGLADTPVVLPNSEKEKTHVYHLYVVQTDRRDEVREHLNEQGIGTGIHFPIPIHFCDAFRYLGYKKGDFPVSEALSRRVLSLPMYPQLKEEQVKLTSKTIAEFLS